A genomic stretch from Styela clava chromosome 5, kaStyClav1.hap1.2, whole genome shotgun sequence includes:
- the LOC120344704 gene encoding interleukin-17B-like encodes MNLNYPLRVKKVIPSNRKYKCPSPGNGYKFNMKSTSPWVIEKNIDPNRRPRVILSAKCLCKGCIDPATRQENLSLASVQVKAPVQVYFRKKRRWIRETVMNSTGCTCVMPK; translated from the exons atgaatttgaattatCCTCTACGTGTAAAGAAAGTCATTCCGAGCAACAGAAAGTACAAATGTCCTTCGCCTGGCAATGgatataaatttaatatgaaaaGTACATCTCCGTGGGTGATCGAAAAAAACATCGATCCAAACAG ACGCCCGAGGGTAATTTTAAGCGCAAAATGTCTCTGCAAGGGATGCATAGATCCGGCAACTCGCCAAGAAAATTTAAGTCTAGCAAGTGTCCAAGTTAAGGCCCCGGTTCAAGTATATTTTCGGAAAAAGAGACGCTGGATTAGAGAGACGGTGATGAATTCTACAGGATGCACTTGTGTTATGCCCAAGTAA